The Strix uralensis isolate ZFMK-TIS-50842 chromosome 16, bStrUra1, whole genome shotgun sequence genome has a window encoding:
- the MSS51 gene encoding putative protein MSS51 homolog, mitochondrial isoform X4, translating to MAGGRRRGGSGRRGGPRQHPVSHEPAPVPSPLSPAAATAQRNTGAAPKTSHPKKTVEEPAARAPDVDSLGFQAMDSNVPGLSHVILQKLNMKTYEDYKSAMDGRKSGSDFGIRTYFDMFQKMEDTFKFCAECKKLPDALPDPKSLRRCKRCQNVYYCGVVCQRANWPLHKKFCKKLKLVALDRLVEWLVFTGDIPFPSENWTKPAWDVESWEDWFAMQGQLEEKLGAILAGRYMTLLWANAGKPRPEDGELRESIRRLVTDFHSRPLTIGLGLRLFSIDPLAKALTVHVVGASHVETLNTRLTDYDELTRMFPGHRGMELVMVGVDVVNGPIMRPPLATPAPRGRVYLSSYKGLYHDFWESHVETKLAARPDLVVGFHPGEHGPAAPGVPAQPAGNGARLPPLPAASRS from the exons atggcgggcgggaggcggcgcgggGGCAGCGGGCGGCGTGGGGGACCCCGGCAGCACCCAGTGAGCCACGAACCAGCCCCCGTGCCCTCACCCCTCTCTCCTGCAGCCGCCACAGCCCAGCGAAACACAGGCGCTGCCCCCAAAACCAGCCACCCCAAGAAGACCGTGGAAGAGCCAGCAGCAAGGGCACCCGATGTGGATTCGCTGGGCTTCCAGGCCATGGACTCCAACGTGCCGGGGCTGTCCCATGTCATCCTCCAGAAGCTCAACATGAAGACCTACGAGGACTACAA GTCTGCCATGGATGGGAGGAAGAGTGGCAGCGATTTTGGCATCCGAACTTACTTTGACATGTTTCAGAAGATGGAGGACACCTTCAAGTTTTGCGCTGAGTGCAAGAAGCTCCCCGATGCCCTCCCTGACCCCAAAAGCCTCCGGCGATGCAAGAG GTGCCAGAACGTGTACTATTGCGGCGTGGTGTGCCAGCGTGCCAACTGGCCGCTGCACAAGAAGTTCTGCAAGAAGCTGAAGCTGGTGGCCCTGGATCGGCTGGTGGAGTGGCTCGTCTTCACAG gaGATATCCCCTTCCCCTCGGAGAACTGGACAAAGCCTGCCTGGGATGTGGAGAGCTGGGAGGACTGGTTTGCCATGCAGGGACAGCTGGAGGAGAAGCTGGGTGCCATCCTGGCTGGGAGGTACATGACCCTTCTCTGGGCCAATGCTGGGAAGCCCCGGCCAGAGGATGGGGAGCTGCGTGAATCCATCCGGCGGCTGGTCACTGACTTCCACTCACGGCCGCTCACCATCGGCTTGGGGCTGCGGCTTTTCAGCATCGACCCCCTCGCCAAGGCCCTCACCGTGCACGTGGTGGGGGCATCCCATGTTGAGACCCTCAACACCCGCCTGACGGACTATGACGAGCTGACACGGATGTTCCCGGGGCACCGGGGCATGGAGCTGGTGATGGTGGGGGTGGACGTGGTCAACGGACCCATCATGAGGCCACCCCTGGCCACACCGGCGCCCCGGGGAAGGGTCTATCTCAGCAGCTACAAGGGGCTCTACCACGACTTCTGGGAAAGCCACGTGGAAACCAAGCTGGCCGCCCGCCCTGACCTGGTGGTGGGCTTTCACCCAG GTGAgcacggccccgctgcccccggtGTGCCGGCACAGCCAGCCGGTAACGGGGCCCGTCTTCCCCCTCTCCCGGCAGCGAGCAGGAGCTGA
- the MYADM gene encoding myeloid-associated differentiation marker gives MAVATVNLRAVTSWVGIARLFAIVLSCIAFSLVASTGDFGGPYGTWCMFTWCFCFAVTLLVVVLELLELYPKLPLSWDDFTSAFSMLAALMVFTTSVVFPSTFISSPCSGSKCVRQAVATTFSCLCFLAYALEVGLTRAKPGDISSFLSTVPGLLKVFEAYVACLIFSLLDAYSSEAGLQWCVAVYSICFIITLLIIIFTIGRCLTYIPCPLEKMLVGYNALALAMYLTATILWPLYSFRGKSRPNSCGRNCWWNKHLGITFLTIFNLIAYLVDLVYSTKMVFIRAPP, from the coding sequence ATGGCCGTGGCGACGGTGAACCTCCGCGCTGTGACCTCCTGGGTGGGCATCGCCCGGCTCTTTGCCATCGTGTTGTCCTGCATCGCCTTCAGCTTGGTGGCCTCCACCGGGGACTTCGGGGGTCCCTACGGGACGTGGTGCATGTTCACCTGGTGCTTCTGCTTCGCTGTGacgctgctggtggtggtgctggagctgctggagctttACCCCAAGCTGCCGCTCTCCTGGGATGACTTCACCTCGGCTTTCTCCATGCTGGCAGCGTTGATGGTCTTCACCACCTCGGTGGTTTTCCCCTCCACCTTCAtcagcagcccctgcagcggcAGCAAGTGTGTCCGGCAGGCCGTGGCCACCACCTTCTCCTGCCTCTGCTTCCTTGCCTACGCCCTCGAGGTGGGGCTCACCCGCGCCAAGCCAGGGGACATCAGCAGCTTCCTCTCCACCGTGCCTGGGCTCCTCAAGGTCTTTGAAGCCTATGTGGCTTGTCTCATCTTCTCCTTGCTGGATGCCTACAGTTCGGAAGCTGGCCTGCAGTGGTGCGTGGCTGTCTACTCCATCTGCTTCATCATCACTctcctcatcatcatcttcaCCATCGGCCGGTGCCTCACCTACATACCCTGCCCACTGGAGAAGATGCTGGTGGGCTACAATGCCCTGGCCCTGGCGATGTACCTCACTGCCACCATCCTCTGGCCCCTCTACAGCTTCAGGGGAAAGAGCCGCCCCAACTCCTGCGGCAGGAATTGCTGGTGGAACAAGCACCTGGGGATCACCTTCCTCACCATCTTTAACCTCATCGCCTACTTGGTGGACCTGGTCTACTCCACCAAGATGGTCTTCATCAGGGCACCTCCCTAA
- the SEPTIN12 gene encoding septin-12 isoform X1 yields the protein MARLSVKEHLDGILSDFEALKKSFEAEDGDEAPSSPPLSPMPSGTSESHRPLQPSHAPRSGTTASPSPAPSPVLRSRLSTSLSAGRANGTASAASARVASFQTRQGFAAGPGSDGESLRSSSSSLESPAPTGPPQLPGTPPASGPGLKKVPSHGSVFPTDLEHPLRGASTSHGSLPALDLHIAEEPGMGTLPPDPPLWGTGSPATQPRTRQPSSSSSSSPPAPYDGTEAVPGLPMLPKGPEGWLPGGWDAAPRTLPQPQLRVSLGASPSPVRQPLPLTRGQGEAAQAPATPSPGRAEGLLPLPAPQAAPFKLVSQPQTVQVSSQPAFLGGLVLVPALGTLAAPGGARANPPSTGLAGPRGPCVVAAAPSEAADSGWAAVTPEHGSSLEPEEHSMEPPAVPEEEMPLTAAPGPAGCQLFGYVGIEAVLDQMKIKTMKTGFEFNIMVVGQSGLGKSTMVNTLFKSKVSRKASQPSQEERIPKTVQLQSITHVIEEKGVKMKLTVTDTPGFGDQINNENCWDPIIKYINEQYERYLREEILITRKRKIPDTRVHGCVYFVPPTGHWLRPLDLEFMRRLSKIVNVVPVIAKADTLTLEERAEFKQRIQEDLKTHAISVYPQEDFDQDPDDRVLNDRIREKIPFAVVGADQEHQVNGKRVLGRKTKWGIIEVENPAHCEFPLLRDLLIRSHLQDLKDITHNVHYESYRVRRLNESNGPALSPLNGLPGKGEGGSDL from the exons atgGCCCGGCTCTCCGTCAAGGAGCACCTGGACGGGATCCTCTCCGACTTCGAAG cGCTCAAGAAGTCATTTGAGGCAGAGGATGGGGACGAGGCGCCCAGCTCCCCGCCACTGTCCCCGATGCCCTCGGGCACTAGCGAGAGCCACCGGCCACTGCAGCCCAGCCACGCGCCCCGCTCGGGCACTaccgccagccccagcccggctcccAGCCCCGTGCTGCGCAGCCGGCTCAGCACCAGCCTCTCCGCCGGCCGAGCCAACGGCACTGCCAGCGCCGCCAGCGCCCGCGTCGCCTCCTTCCAGACCCGCCAGGGCTTCGCTGCGGGGCCAGGAAGCGACGGCGAGAGCCTCCGCAGCTCGTCCTCCAGCCTGGAAAGCCCCGCGCCCACGGGGCCCCCCCAGCTGCCGGGCACCCCCCCGGCCTCCGGCCCTGGCCTGAAGAAGGTCCCATCCCACGGCAGCGTCTTCCCGACAGATCTGGAGCATCCCCTCCGTGGGGCCAGCACCAGCCACGGCTCGCTGCCGGCACTGGACCTGCACATCGCCGAGgagccagggatggggaccctcCCGCCAGACCCCCCATTGTGGGGCACCGGGAGCCCTGCGACGCAGCCTCGTACCCgccagccttcctcctcctcctcctcctcccccccggCCCCATACGATGGCACCGAGGCAGTCCCGGGGCTGCCTATGCTCCCCAAGGGGCCGGAGGGGTGGCTGCCAGGGGGGTGGGATGCAGCCCCTCGCACGCTGCCGCAGCCACAGCTGAGGGTCAGCCTCGGCGCCAGCCCCAGCCCAGTCCGCCAGCCCCTGCCGCTCACCCGGGGCCAGGGGGAGGCAGCCCAGGCCCCCgccaccccttccccagggagggctgaggggctgCTGCCATTGCCGGCCCCCCAAGCTGCCCCCTTCAAGCTGGTGTCCCAGCCACAGACTGTGCAAGTGAGCTCCCAGCCCGCCTTCCTCggggggctggtgctggtgccggCCCTGGGCACCCTGGCAGCACCCGGTGGAGCCAGGGCGAACCCCCCCAGCACCGGGCTGGCGGGGCCACGGGGACCCTGCGTGGTGGCAGCGGCTCCCAGCGAGGCTGCAGACAGCGGCTGGGCTGCGGTGACACCGGAGCACG GGAGCAGCCTGGAGCCTGAGGAGCACAGCATGGAGCCGCCGGCCGTGCCAGAGGAGGAGATGCCCCTCACCGCGGCGCCTGGCCCGGCGGGTTGCCAGCTCTTTGGTTACGTGGGAATCGAAGCTGTGCTCGACCAGATGAAAATCAAAACCATGAAGACGGGCTTCGAGTTCAACATCATGGTTGTGG GGCAGAGCGGGCTGGGGAAGTCAACGATGGTGAACACCCTCTTCAAGTCCAAGGTGAGCCGCAAAGCCTCGCAGCCCAGCCAGGAGGAACGCATCCCCAAGACGGTGCAGCTGCAGTCCATCACCCATG TCATCGAGGAGAAGGGTGTGAAGATGAAGCTGACGGTGACAGACACACCAGGGTTCGGGGACCAGATCAACAATGAGAACTG CTGGGACCCCATCATCAAATACATCAACGAGCAGTACGAGAGGTACCTACGCGAGGAGATCCTCATCACCCGCAAGAGGAAGATCCCGGACACCCGGGTCCATGGATGCGTCTACTTTGTCCCCCCCACTGGCCACTG GCTGCGTCCACTGGACCTGGAGTTCATGCGGCGGCTCAGTAAGATCGTCAACGTGGTGCCGGTGATCGCCAAAGCCGACACGCTCACTCTGGAGGAACGGGCAGAGTTCAAGCAACGG ATCCAGGAGGACCTGAAGACCCATGCCATCAGTGTGTACCCGCAGGAGGACTTCGACCAGGACCCAGATGACAGGGTGCTGAATGACAGGATTCGG GAGAAGATCCCCTTCGCTGTGGTCGGGGCAGACCAGGAGCACCAAGTGAACGGCAAGCGGGTGCTGGGCCGCAAGACCAAGTGGGGCATCATTGAAG TGGAGAATCCGGCGCACTGCGAGTTCCCTCTCCTGCGGGACCTGCTGATCCG GTCCCACCTGCAGGACCTGAAGGACATCACCCACAACGTCCATTACGAGAGCTACCGCGTGCGGCGGCTGAACGAGAGCAACGGGCCGGCGCTGAGCCCCCTCAACGGGCTGCCCGGCAAGGGCGAGGGTGGCAGTGACCTCTGA
- the SEPTIN12 gene encoding septin-12 isoform X2, producing MEPPAVPEEEMPLTAAPGPAGCQLFGYVGIEAVLDQMKIKTMKTGFEFNIMVVGQSGLGKSTMVNTLFKSKVSRKASQPSQEERIPKTVQLQSITHVIEEKGVKMKLTVTDTPGFGDQINNENCWDPIIKYINEQYERYLREEILITRKRKIPDTRVHGCVYFVPPTGHWLRPLDLEFMRRLSKIVNVVPVIAKADTLTLEERAEFKQRIQEDLKTHAISVYPQEDFDQDPDDRVLNDRIREKIPFAVVGADQEHQVNGKRVLGRKTKWGIIEVENPAHCEFPLLRDLLIRSHLQDLKDITHNVHYESYRVRRLNESNGPALSPLNGLPGKGEGGSDL from the exons ATGGAGCCGCCGGCCGTGCCAGAGGAGGAGATGCCCCTCACCGCGGCGCCTGGCCCGGCGGGTTGCCAGCTCTTTGGTTACGTGGGAATCGAAGCTGTGCTCGACCAGATGAAAATCAAAACCATGAAGACGGGCTTCGAGTTCAACATCATGGTTGTGG GGCAGAGCGGGCTGGGGAAGTCAACGATGGTGAACACCCTCTTCAAGTCCAAGGTGAGCCGCAAAGCCTCGCAGCCCAGCCAGGAGGAACGCATCCCCAAGACGGTGCAGCTGCAGTCCATCACCCATG TCATCGAGGAGAAGGGTGTGAAGATGAAGCTGACGGTGACAGACACACCAGGGTTCGGGGACCAGATCAACAATGAGAACTG CTGGGACCCCATCATCAAATACATCAACGAGCAGTACGAGAGGTACCTACGCGAGGAGATCCTCATCACCCGCAAGAGGAAGATCCCGGACACCCGGGTCCATGGATGCGTCTACTTTGTCCCCCCCACTGGCCACTG GCTGCGTCCACTGGACCTGGAGTTCATGCGGCGGCTCAGTAAGATCGTCAACGTGGTGCCGGTGATCGCCAAAGCCGACACGCTCACTCTGGAGGAACGGGCAGAGTTCAAGCAACGG ATCCAGGAGGACCTGAAGACCCATGCCATCAGTGTGTACCCGCAGGAGGACTTCGACCAGGACCCAGATGACAGGGTGCTGAATGACAGGATTCGG GAGAAGATCCCCTTCGCTGTGGTCGGGGCAGACCAGGAGCACCAAGTGAACGGCAAGCGGGTGCTGGGCCGCAAGACCAAGTGGGGCATCATTGAAG TGGAGAATCCGGCGCACTGCGAGTTCCCTCTCCTGCGGGACCTGCTGATCCG GTCCCACCTGCAGGACCTGAAGGACATCACCCACAACGTCCATTACGAGAGCTACCGCGTGCGGCGGCTGAACGAGAGCAACGGGCCGGCGCTGAGCCCCCTCAACGGGCTGCCCGGCAAGGGCGAGGGTGGCAGTGACCTCTGA
- the MSS51 gene encoding putative protein MSS51 homolog, mitochondrial isoform X2: protein MAGGRRRGGSGRRGGPRQHPVSHEPAPVPSPLSPAAATAQRNTGAAPKTSHPKKTVEEPAARAPDVDSLGFQAMDSNVPGLSHVILQKLNMKTYEDYKSAMDGRKSGSDFGIRTYFDMFQKMEDTFKFCAECKKLPDALPDPKSLRRCKRCQNVYYCGVVCQRANWPLHKKFCKKLKLVALDRLVEWLVFTGDIPFPSENWTKPAWDVESWEDWFAMQGQLEEKLGAILAGRYMTLLWANAGKPRPEDGELRESIRRLVTDFHSRPLTIGLGLRLFSIDPLAKALTVHVVGASHVETLNTRLTDYDELTRMFPGHRGMELVMVGVDVVNGPIMRPPLATPAPRGRVYLSSYKGLYHDFWESHVETKLAARPDLVVGFHPVPRRFPCLPGPAGGLAAHPAAAAGLPPARPLHCLQRAGAEVLPADPGGARDAHHGLRHQPLRLAPARAGLLQPQQGTRLLQLLLHRPAGAGSIGCAGWRGAGGG from the exons atggcgggcgggaggcggcgcgggGGCAGCGGGCGGCGTGGGGGACCCCGGCAGCACCCAGTGAGCCACGAACCAGCCCCCGTGCCCTCACCCCTCTCTCCTGCAGCCGCCACAGCCCAGCGAAACACAGGCGCTGCCCCCAAAACCAGCCACCCCAAGAAGACCGTGGAAGAGCCAGCAGCAAGGGCACCCGATGTGGATTCGCTGGGCTTCCAGGCCATGGACTCCAACGTGCCGGGGCTGTCCCATGTCATCCTCCAGAAGCTCAACATGAAGACCTACGAGGACTACAA GTCTGCCATGGATGGGAGGAAGAGTGGCAGCGATTTTGGCATCCGAACTTACTTTGACATGTTTCAGAAGATGGAGGACACCTTCAAGTTTTGCGCTGAGTGCAAGAAGCTCCCCGATGCCCTCCCTGACCCCAAAAGCCTCCGGCGATGCAAGAG GTGCCAGAACGTGTACTATTGCGGCGTGGTGTGCCAGCGTGCCAACTGGCCGCTGCACAAGAAGTTCTGCAAGAAGCTGAAGCTGGTGGCCCTGGATCGGCTGGTGGAGTGGCTCGTCTTCACAG gaGATATCCCCTTCCCCTCGGAGAACTGGACAAAGCCTGCCTGGGATGTGGAGAGCTGGGAGGACTGGTTTGCCATGCAGGGACAGCTGGAGGAGAAGCTGGGTGCCATCCTGGCTGGGAGGTACATGACCCTTCTCTGGGCCAATGCTGGGAAGCCCCGGCCAGAGGATGGGGAGCTGCGTGAATCCATCCGGCGGCTGGTCACTGACTTCCACTCACGGCCGCTCACCATCGGCTTGGGGCTGCGGCTTTTCAGCATCGACCCCCTCGCCAAGGCCCTCACCGTGCACGTGGTGGGGGCATCCCATGTTGAGACCCTCAACACCCGCCTGACGGACTATGACGAGCTGACACGGATGTTCCCGGGGCACCGGGGCATGGAGCTGGTGATGGTGGGGGTGGACGTGGTCAACGGACCCATCATGAGGCCACCCCTGGCCACACCGGCGCCCCGGGGAAGGGTCTATCTCAGCAGCTACAAGGGGCTCTACCACGACTTCTGGGAAAGCCACGTGGAAACCAAGCTGGCCGCCCGCCCTGACCTGGTGGTGGGCTTTCACCCAG TCCCCCGCAGGTTTCCATGCCTGCCCGGACCTGCTGGCGGGCTGGCtgcccaccctgctgctgctgcgggaCTACCGCCTGCCCGTCCTCTTCACTGTCTACAG CGAGCAGGAGCTGAAGTCCTCCCTGCAGATCCTGGTGGAGCTCGAGATGCACATCATGGGCTACGCCACCAACCCCTTCGCCTCGCTCCGGCCCGAGCAGGTCTACTCCAGCCCCAACAAGGCACCCGTCTACTGCAGCTCCTACTACATCgccctgctggggctggcagcatcGGCTGTGCCGGGTGgcgaggagctggaggaggatga
- the MSS51 gene encoding putative protein MSS51 homolog, mitochondrial isoform X3, with translation MAGGRRRGGSGRRGGPRQHPVSHEPAPVPSPLSPAAATAQRNTGAAPKTSHPKKTVEEPAARAPDVDSLGFQAMDSNVPGLSHVILQKLNMKTYEDYKSAMDGRKSGSDFGIRTYFDMFQKMEDTFKFCAECKKLPDALPDPKSLRRCKRCQNVYYCGVVCQRANWPLHKKFCKKLKLVALDRLVEWLVFTGDIPFPSENWTKPAWDVESWEDWFAMQGQLEEKLGAILAGSIDPLAKALTVHVVGASHVETLNTRLTDYDELTRMFPGHRGMELVMVGVDVVNGPIMRPPLATPAPRGRVYLSSYKGLYHDFWESHVETKLAARPDLVVGFHPGFHACPDLLAGWLPTLLLLRDYRLPVLFTVYSEQELKSSLQILVELEMHIMGYATNPFASLRPEQVYSSPNKAPVYCSSYYIALLGLAASAVPGGEELEEDDDGWRGGEPSAAGAAGGITPGLG, from the exons atggcgggcgggaggcggcgcgggGGCAGCGGGCGGCGTGGGGGACCCCGGCAGCACCCAGTGAGCCACGAACCAGCCCCCGTGCCCTCACCCCTCTCTCCTGCAGCCGCCACAGCCCAGCGAAACACAGGCGCTGCCCCCAAAACCAGCCACCCCAAGAAGACCGTGGAAGAGCCAGCAGCAAGGGCACCCGATGTGGATTCGCTGGGCTTCCAGGCCATGGACTCCAACGTGCCGGGGCTGTCCCATGTCATCCTCCAGAAGCTCAACATGAAGACCTACGAGGACTACAA GTCTGCCATGGATGGGAGGAAGAGTGGCAGCGATTTTGGCATCCGAACTTACTTTGACATGTTTCAGAAGATGGAGGACACCTTCAAGTTTTGCGCTGAGTGCAAGAAGCTCCCCGATGCCCTCCCTGACCCCAAAAGCCTCCGGCGATGCAAGAG GTGCCAGAACGTGTACTATTGCGGCGTGGTGTGCCAGCGTGCCAACTGGCCGCTGCACAAGAAGTTCTGCAAGAAGCTGAAGCTGGTGGCCCTGGATCGGCTGGTGGAGTGGCTCGTCTTCACAG gaGATATCCCCTTCCCCTCGGAGAACTGGACAAAGCCTGCCTGGGATGTGGAGAGCTGGGAGGACTGGTTTGCCATGCAGGGACAGCTGGAGGAGAAGCTGGGTGCCATCCTGGCTGGGAG CATCGACCCCCTCGCCAAGGCCCTCACCGTGCACGTGGTGGGGGCATCCCATGTTGAGACCCTCAACACCCGCCTGACGGACTATGACGAGCTGACACGGATGTTCCCGGGGCACCGGGGCATGGAGCTGGTGATGGTGGGGGTGGACGTGGTCAACGGACCCATCATGAGGCCACCCCTGGCCACACCGGCGCCCCGGGGAAGGGTCTATCTCAGCAGCTACAAGGGGCTCTACCACGACTTCTGGGAAAGCCACGTGGAAACCAAGCTGGCCGCCCGCCCTGACCTGGTGGTGGGCTTTCACCCAG GTTTCCATGCCTGCCCGGACCTGCTGGCGGGCTGGCtgcccaccctgctgctgctgcgggaCTACCGCCTGCCCGTCCTCTTCACTGTCTACAG CGAGCAGGAGCTGAAGTCCTCCCTGCAGATCCTGGTGGAGCTCGAGATGCACATCATGGGCTACGCCACCAACCCCTTCGCCTCGCTCCGGCCCGAGCAGGTCTACTCCAGCCCCAACAAGGCACCCGTCTACTGCAGCTCCTACTACATCgccctgctggggctggcagcatcGGCTGTGCCGGGTGgcgaggagctggaggaggatgaTGATGGCTGGCGGGGAGGGGAGCCCAGTGCTGCCGGTGCAGCTGGGGGCATCACCCCGGGGCTGGGCTGA
- the MSS51 gene encoding putative protein MSS51 homolog, mitochondrial isoform X1: MAGGRRRGGSGRRGGPRQHPVSHEPAPVPSPLSPAAATAQRNTGAAPKTSHPKKTVEEPAARAPDVDSLGFQAMDSNVPGLSHVILQKLNMKTYEDYKSAMDGRKSGSDFGIRTYFDMFQKMEDTFKFCAECKKLPDALPDPKSLRRCKRCQNVYYCGVVCQRANWPLHKKFCKKLKLVALDRLVEWLVFTGDIPFPSENWTKPAWDVESWEDWFAMQGQLEEKLGAILAGRYMTLLWANAGKPRPEDGELRESIRRLVTDFHSRPLTIGLGLRLFSIDPLAKALTVHVVGASHVETLNTRLTDYDELTRMFPGHRGMELVMVGVDVVNGPIMRPPLATPAPRGRVYLSSYKGLYHDFWESHVETKLAARPDLVVGFHPGFHACPDLLAGWLPTLLLLRDYRLPVLFTVYSEQELKSSLQILVELEMHIMGYATNPFASLRPEQVYSSPNKAPVYCSSYYIALLGLAASAVPGGEELEEDDDGWRGGEPSAAGAAGGITPGLG; this comes from the exons atggcgggcgggaggcggcgcgggGGCAGCGGGCGGCGTGGGGGACCCCGGCAGCACCCAGTGAGCCACGAACCAGCCCCCGTGCCCTCACCCCTCTCTCCTGCAGCCGCCACAGCCCAGCGAAACACAGGCGCTGCCCCCAAAACCAGCCACCCCAAGAAGACCGTGGAAGAGCCAGCAGCAAGGGCACCCGATGTGGATTCGCTGGGCTTCCAGGCCATGGACTCCAACGTGCCGGGGCTGTCCCATGTCATCCTCCAGAAGCTCAACATGAAGACCTACGAGGACTACAA GTCTGCCATGGATGGGAGGAAGAGTGGCAGCGATTTTGGCATCCGAACTTACTTTGACATGTTTCAGAAGATGGAGGACACCTTCAAGTTTTGCGCTGAGTGCAAGAAGCTCCCCGATGCCCTCCCTGACCCCAAAAGCCTCCGGCGATGCAAGAG GTGCCAGAACGTGTACTATTGCGGCGTGGTGTGCCAGCGTGCCAACTGGCCGCTGCACAAGAAGTTCTGCAAGAAGCTGAAGCTGGTGGCCCTGGATCGGCTGGTGGAGTGGCTCGTCTTCACAG gaGATATCCCCTTCCCCTCGGAGAACTGGACAAAGCCTGCCTGGGATGTGGAGAGCTGGGAGGACTGGTTTGCCATGCAGGGACAGCTGGAGGAGAAGCTGGGTGCCATCCTGGCTGGGAGGTACATGACCCTTCTCTGGGCCAATGCTGGGAAGCCCCGGCCAGAGGATGGGGAGCTGCGTGAATCCATCCGGCGGCTGGTCACTGACTTCCACTCACGGCCGCTCACCATCGGCTTGGGGCTGCGGCTTTTCAGCATCGACCCCCTCGCCAAGGCCCTCACCGTGCACGTGGTGGGGGCATCCCATGTTGAGACCCTCAACACCCGCCTGACGGACTATGACGAGCTGACACGGATGTTCCCGGGGCACCGGGGCATGGAGCTGGTGATGGTGGGGGTGGACGTGGTCAACGGACCCATCATGAGGCCACCCCTGGCCACACCGGCGCCCCGGGGAAGGGTCTATCTCAGCAGCTACAAGGGGCTCTACCACGACTTCTGGGAAAGCCACGTGGAAACCAAGCTGGCCGCCCGCCCTGACCTGGTGGTGGGCTTTCACCCAG GTTTCCATGCCTGCCCGGACCTGCTGGCGGGCTGGCtgcccaccctgctgctgctgcgggaCTACCGCCTGCCCGTCCTCTTCACTGTCTACAG CGAGCAGGAGCTGAAGTCCTCCCTGCAGATCCTGGTGGAGCTCGAGATGCACATCATGGGCTACGCCACCAACCCCTTCGCCTCGCTCCGGCCCGAGCAGGTCTACTCCAGCCCCAACAAGGCACCCGTCTACTGCAGCTCCTACTACATCgccctgctggggctggcagcatcGGCTGTGCCGGGTGgcgaggagctggaggaggatgaTGATGGCTGGCGGGGAGGGGAGCCCAGTGCTGCCGGTGCAGCTGGGGGCATCACCCCGGGGCTGGGCTGA